CGGCGCAAACATGGCCGGGATGAAATCAAAAGGCGCGAGGGCGAGAGCGCCGGCCGCGCCGGCGCAGAACGCGATCGCGCGGCGCGTCCAGCCGCGGGCGAGGACAATACGTTGCAAAAGAGCTGGCGCCGACGCGCGCGCGCCGGCGATTTCGGCAATCTGCGCCATCGATCCTCGAAGCGCTGCGAATCGGCAGGCCGACTTTACAGCGGATTTATCAGACAAATTTATGCGCGCGCGAAGGATGTCTCACACTGGCCGTCGCGACCGCACGCGCAGCTTGCCGACGCGGCGCGGATCGGCGTCGACGATCTCAAACTCGTGAGAGTCGACCGGCGTCGCGATGATCTCGCCGCGCATCGGCACCCGGCCGGCGAGCCACGCGACCAGACCGCCCAGCGTCGTCACCTCGGCGGGCGTATCTTCAAGTCTGAAGTCGACGCCGAGCCGCGCCGTCACTTCATCAAGATCGGCGCGCCCGTCGATGATGAAATCGCCGTTCTCAAGCTCGACGAAGCCCGACTCGTCGACGACGTCATGTTCGTCCTCGATGTCGCCGACGATCATCTCCATGATGTCTTCGATGGTGACGAGGCCGTCGGTGCCGCCATATTCGTCGATGACGAGCGCCAGATGCGTGCGCGTCGCCTGCATACGGATCAAAAGATCCAGCGCCGGCATGGAGCGCGGCACGAAGAGCACCGGCTTGAGCAAATTCGCCTGCGACAGCGGCGTGTCGAAGTCGATCTTTTTTGGTTCGACGGTCGTAACGTCGGCGCCTTGGGGCCGATCGGCGCAGCACGCGATATGATTGACGAAATCGCGGATATGGATCATCCCGCGTGGATCGTCGAGCGTATCGGCGTAAACCGGCAGGCGCGAATGGGCGGCGGTGCGAAACAGCTCCAAGGCTTCGCGCAGCGGCGCGTCAAGCGAGATGGCGACGATGTCGGCGCGGGGGATCATCGCGTCGTCGACGCGCATGTCGTGCAGACCGAGGACGTTCTTCAAGAGCGCCCGCTCATGCGGGGTCACGTCGCCCGCAGATTCGTCAAGCCTCTCCTCGATGTCCTCGCGCACCGAGGCCGGCGAAAGACCGAGCAGCCCGCGCAGCCTGTCGACGAGGCTCATGCGTGGTCCATCGCCAGCGCGTCTGAAAGAAATTGGATCGTCGGCGTTATCGGATCGCGTCGACATGCGCTTTGTTCAATTCGCTCCGCCGGCCGGCCCGTCTGCATCGTCCGCATAGGGGTCGGGAAATCCAAGCGCCGTCGCGATTTTACGCTCCAGCGCTTCCATCCGCTCGGCCTCGGCGGCGGTCTCGTGATCATATCCGATTAGATGCAGAAATCCATGCGCGATCATATGCGCCGTGTGGGCGCGCAAAAGCTTGCCCTGCTCCTCCGCCTCTTTGGCGACGGTTTCGAAGGCGACGATAACGTCGCCAAGCAGAGGCTTGCGCTCGAGCAGGCCAGGCGTCGGAAAAGACAGCACATTCGTCGGCTGGTCCTTGCCGCGCCATTCGGCGTTGAGCTCCCGGATCGCCGTGTCGTCGCAAAATGTGACGCTGATTTCACATTCCGGCGCGAGCTTGGCCTCGCTCATTGCGAGACTCTGACGCACGCATGCTTTGGCCAAATCTTCCAGGTCCTCGACGCGCCGCCATGCCGGCGCCGCGACATTCACGTCGATCTCCAACGTCAGGGGTCCCCGCGCGTCTGCTTGTTGGCGCGCGCGGCGCGCTCATAGGCCCCAACGATTTGCCGAACAAGATCGTGACGCACCACGTCGCCTTCCGAAAATTTTACCCGGCCGACGACGTCGAGATTGGCGAGCAGGCTTACGGCTTCCGAGAGGCCGGATTTCTGCCCGGGAGGCAGATCGGTCTGCGATGGATCGCCGGTGACGATCATCCGCGAGCCTTCGCCGAGCCGGGTGAGAAACATCTTCATCTGCATCGAGCTGGCGTTCTGCGCCTCGTCGAGCAGAATGCAGCTCCGCGTCAGCGTGCGGCCGCGCATGAACGCGAGCGGCGCGACTTCGATGAGTCCCGTCTGCATGCCGCGCTCGACCATCCGCGCATCCATGAAATCATGCAGCGCGTCGTAGATCGGGCGGAGATAGGGGTCGACCTTGTCGCGCATGTCGCCGGGCAAAAAGCCGAGACGCTCGCCAGCCTCGACGGCGGGACGGGACAGAATCAGCCGTTCGACCGCGCCTTGCTCCATTAGCTGCACGGCGTGGCCGACCGCGAGCCAGGTCTTACCCGTGCCCGCAGGACCTTCGGCAAAAACCAGCTCGTAGCGCTTGAGCGCCCGCAAATACTGGTCCTGCGCGGCGTTGCGCGCGCGCACCGACCCGCGCTTGCGGGTCAGGATCTGCTCGAAAGCGCCGCGTGACGGCTCCGAATCCGGAAACAGGCTGCGTTGGCGCGCTGATTCTTCTATGGCCCCGTCGACGTCGCCGAGCGTGATCGTCTGACCCATCGCGACGCGCTCATAAAGCGCCTCCAGCACGCGTCGCGCATGTTCGCAGGCCTCGGACTTGCCTTTGAGCGTGACGTGATTGCCATTGGCGAAGGAGGCGACGCGCAAGCGTCGTTCGATCTTGGCGAGATTCTGGTCGTAGAGGCCGAAAACGAGCGAGGCGTGACGGTTGTTTTCAAAGGCGAGCGTGATTTCCGCTTCCGGGTCAACAGGCTCCGGTCCCCGTGCGGCGAGCAACGGGTCGTCGATGGTCGTCAAGCCTTCGCCTCCTCGCTCATGAGCCGTCCGCTCAAGGAATTCGAGCCCGCCGCGATGATTTTCACTCTGACTTCGCGGCCAATGAACGCCATCGGGCCTTCAACATGCACAGCCTGCATATAGGGAGTCTTGCCCCCAATTTGCCCCTCATGCCGACCGGCTTTTTCAAAGAGCACGTCGAGTTCTCGGCCGACCGTCGCCGCGTTGAAGGCTTGCCGCTGCTCTTCAAGCAAAACCTGTAGCGCCGCGAGGCGTTCGCTCTTAACGGTCTCGTCAATTTGATCGTCACGGTCGGCGGCGGGCGTGCCGGGCCGTGGCGAATATTTGAACGAGAAGCTTGAAGCGAAGCCCACAGCGCGGGCGAGCGCCATCGTCGCCTCGAAATCGGCGTCGCTTTCGCCCGGAAAGCCGACGATGAAATCCGACGACATCGCGACGTCTGGCCGGGCTTTTCGAAGCTGCTCGACGATGGAGAGATATGCGTCTGCGCCGTGCTTGCGGTTCATGGATTTCAGAATGCGGTCCGAGCCCGATTGAACCGGCAGATGCACATAGGGCATGAGCTTTGGATTTGCGCCATGCGCGTCAATAAGCTCCTGCGCCATGTCGACCGGATGACTTGTGGTGTAACGCAGGCGCGCCAAGCCTTCGATCTGCGCCAGCCGATCGAGAAGCTGCGCAAGGCTGGCCTCCCGGCCGGCGCCATCCGGACCGAGATAGGCGTTGACGTTTTGGCCGATCAGCGTGATCTCGCGCACGCCGGCGTCGACGAGGCGCATGGTCTCGGCGATGATCTCGGCGACGGGACGAGATGCTTCGGCGCCGCGTGTATAGGGCACGACGCAAAACGAGCAGAACTTGTCGCACCCTTCCTGAACGGTGACGAAAGCCGAAACGCCGCGCGCGCGAATCTGCGCGCCACTGGGAGCGGGCAGGACGCGAAATTTGTCCTCGACGGCGAAATCCGTGTCCGAGACCCTTGCGCCGTCTTTAGCTTGGCGCAGCAGCTCCGGCAGTCGGTGATAGCTCTGCGGACCGACGACGATATCGACGGCGCGCTGGCGCTTGAGCACCTCTTCGCCTTCAGCCTGGGCGACGCAGCCGGCGACGACGATTTTCATGTCGCGGCCTTGCGCGTTCAGCGCGCGTTTGGCGATCGCAAGCTTGCCGAGTTCGGAATAGATTTTTTCCGCAGCCTTTTCCCGAATATGGCATGTGTTGAGAATGACGAGATCGGCGTCATCTTCGCTCTGGGTCTCGGCGTAGCCTTCGCGGCTGAGCAGGTCAGCCATGCGCGTCGCGTCATAGACGTTCATCTGGCAGCCGTATGACTTGACCAGAACTTTGGAGAGTCGTGCCGCTTCGGACCGCTGAGGTTTGGATCGCGCCTCAACCAGTTCTTTGACGTCTGTGACTATTTTTCTGCTCCATCGCTCGCCCCGGCGACTCGGCGCGCCACCCCCCGAGTCGACGCACTATACGACTTTTTTTGCGCCTTAGCGCCGCGAGAGACGCCGTGCACTCATATTTTCTGAACTGGCCCGCCATAGCGCAGAAGCAGCGCACAGCGCGCCCGGGCGACTCATTCTAGCCGTCCCGCAAGCCGCGCTCGCTCAAATCTCCAGCCGCAGAGCGATCGCCGCGCGCCGTTCGCCGTTGGCGCGCTGATAGTAATTCTCCCGCCTGCCGATCTCCTTGAAGCCCTCGCGTGCGTAGAGCTTCAGCGCGGCCTCATTGTCGTCGGCCACCTCGAGAAAGACGAGCCGGGCGCCGCCGCGCTCGAGATGTTCGAGATGTTTTTCAAGAATGCGTCGGCCCAGTCCCGCGCCGCGTCTGCTGGGATCGACGGCGAAAGTGAGGACTTCGGCGTCGGGCGGCGTCAGCCGCGAGAGGATGAATCCCCCAAGCTCGCCTTTCCGGCCCTCGGGGACCGCCCCATCGGCGATGATGTGGGCGTCCGTCAAATAATTTTCAAAGTCGATTTTTGACCAACCAAAAGCGAAGGACGCCCCATGCAGACGTTCGCAGTCATCGGCGCGCTCCGCCCCGATGGGTTCTATGATGAAGGTCGGCTTGGCGAAAAAGGACGAAAGCAGCGTCATGGCGCAAAGCTCACGCCTGTGCCGCGGCGGCGGCGGGCGCGGCCGCATCGCCCAAGCCCACGGCGCCCTTTGGGGCGTTGGGCCGCGCAGCCGGCATCGTGACGTCAGGCTCTTTAAGATAAAGCGGCCGGGCGGGCGCGGTATCAGGCTGGGCGGCAAGGCCCAGACGCGCCACGAGGGCGATATCGGGGGCAGGCCGCTCGCTCGCGATCCGGACCGGAACGCCGCGGGCGCGCGCCTCCTTCGCAAGCAGCGACGCGCCGGAGCCGGTCAGCAGCA
Above is a genomic segment from Methylocystis rosea containing:
- a CDS encoding hemolysin family protein, with protein sequence MSLVDRLRGLLGLSPASVREDIEERLDESAGDVTPHERALLKNVLGLHDMRVDDAMIPRADIVAISLDAPLREALELFRTAAHSRLPVYADTLDDPRGMIHIRDFVNHIACCADRPQGADVTTVEPKKIDFDTPLSQANLLKPVLFVPRSMPALDLLIRMQATRTHLALVIDEYGGTDGLVTIEDIMEMIVGDIEDEHDVVDESGFVELENGDFIIDGRADLDEVTARLGVDFRLEDTPAEVTTLGGLVAWLAGRVPMRGEIIATPVDSHEFEIVDADPRRVGKLRVRSRRPV
- the ybeY gene encoding rRNA maturation RNase YbeY, which codes for MNVAAPAWRRVEDLEDLAKACVRQSLAMSEAKLAPECEISVTFCDDTAIRELNAEWRGKDQPTNVLSFPTPGLLERKPLLGDVIVAFETVAKEAEEQGKLLRAHTAHMIAHGFLHLIGYDHETAAEAERMEALERKIATALGFPDPYADDADGPAGGAN
- a CDS encoding PhoH family protein, translated to MTTIDDPLLAARGPEPVDPEAEITLAFENNRHASLVFGLYDQNLAKIERRLRVASFANGNHVTLKGKSEACEHARRVLEALYERVAMGQTITLGDVDGAIEESARQRSLFPDSEPSRGAFEQILTRKRGSVRARNAAQDQYLRALKRYELVFAEGPAGTGKTWLAVGHAVQLMEQGAVERLILSRPAVEAGERLGFLPGDMRDKVDPYLRPIYDALHDFMDARMVERGMQTGLIEVAPLAFMRGRTLTRSCILLDEAQNASSMQMKMFLTRLGEGSRMIVTGDPSQTDLPPGQKSGLSEAVSLLANLDVVGRVKFSEGDVVRHDLVRQIVGAYERAARANKQTRGDP
- the miaB gene encoding tRNA (N6-isopentenyl adenosine(37)-C2)-methylthiotransferase MiaB; the protein is MNVYDATRMADLLSREGYAETQSEDDADLVILNTCHIREKAAEKIYSELGKLAIAKRALNAQGRDMKIVVAGCVAQAEGEEVLKRQRAVDIVVGPQSYHRLPELLRQAKDGARVSDTDFAVEDKFRVLPAPSGAQIRARGVSAFVTVQEGCDKFCSFCVVPYTRGAEASRPVAEIIAETMRLVDAGVREITLIGQNVNAYLGPDGAGREASLAQLLDRLAQIEGLARLRYTTSHPVDMAQELIDAHGANPKLMPYVHLPVQSGSDRILKSMNRKHGADAYLSIVEQLRKARPDVAMSSDFIVGFPGESDADFEATMALARAVGFASSFSFKYSPRPGTPAADRDDQIDETVKSERLAALQVLLEEQRQAFNAATVGRELDVLFEKAGRHEGQIGGKTPYMQAVHVEGPMAFIGREVRVKIIAAGSNSLSGRLMSEEAKA
- a CDS encoding GNAT family N-acetyltransferase, with amino-acid sequence MTLLSSFFAKPTFIIEPIGAERADDCERLHGASFAFGWSKIDFENYLTDAHIIADGAVPEGRKGELGGFILSRLTPPDAEVLTFAVDPSRRGAGLGRRILEKHLEHLERGGARLVFLEVADDNEAALKLYAREGFKEIGRRENYYQRANGERRAAIALRLEI